In one window of Reinekea forsetii DNA:
- a CDS encoding MOSC domain-containing protein, producing the protein MNISNLAHYTLDGTATSSQTLELSLSGIVAHQDTHPWRQILFVPQATLDGFALSATALRANVVIRGSTNIHDLPSGTVITIGAVKVRLTFHCEPCKKITGVVSTKAILHQRGYFGQVIQPGLISWDDKIAVSAERMPAIPYAVADRVRWYLAQQSEPMTASQLLRDLGVPLSYCRALPNIIRNRPDIDPAQIIYASARKKPSR; encoded by the coding sequence TTGAATATCAGCAACTTAGCTCACTACACCCTTGATGGCACTGCTACTTCGAGCCAAACGCTAGAGCTGTCGCTCAGCGGCATAGTCGCCCATCAAGACACCCACCCTTGGCGACAAATTCTATTTGTGCCCCAAGCAACCTTGGATGGCTTTGCGCTCTCGGCCACCGCGCTCAGAGCCAACGTGGTTATTCGGGGCAGCACCAATATTCATGACCTACCTTCGGGCACTGTGATCACCATCGGCGCGGTCAAAGTCCGCCTAACCTTTCACTGTGAACCGTGCAAGAAGATCACCGGTGTGGTTAGTACCAAGGCGATTTTGCACCAGCGTGGTTATTTTGGCCAAGTCATCCAGCCGGGTTTGATTTCATGGGACGATAAGATTGCGGTCAGCGCGGAACGAATGCCGGCCATACCCTATGCGGTGGCAGATCGGGTGCGCTGGTACCTTGCTCAACAGAGCGAGCCAATGACTGCCAGCCAATTGCTCCGGGATTTGGGTGTGCCACTCAGCTATTGCCGAGCGTTGCCCAATATTATTCGCAATCGGCCCGATATCGATCCGGCGCAAATCATCTATGCCTCGGCCCGAAAGAAGCCATCCAGATAA
- the uraH gene encoding hydroxyisourate hydrolase, producing MSKSLITTHILDTSLGLPAANVAVTLSVQIDQHWQELDTQQTDADGRIFNWALNDAQLPFGLYRLRFDTETYLGESAFFPWVEICFQRRDERHHHIPLLLTAFGYSTYRGS from the coding sequence ATGAGCAAGAGTTTAATCACCACCCATATACTCGACACCAGCCTAGGCCTGCCGGCGGCGAACGTTGCCGTGACGCTGTCGGTGCAGATCGATCAGCACTGGCAGGAACTGGACACCCAGCAGACCGATGCCGACGGACGTATTTTCAATTGGGCGCTCAACGATGCCCAGTTACCCTTCGGTCTTTATCGACTGCGCTTCGACACCGAGACCTACCTGGGTGAGTCGGCCTTTTTTCCTTGGGTCGAAATCTGTTTTCAGCGCCGGGACGAGCGCCATCACCATATACCCTTGCTGCTCACGGCCTTTGGCTATTCAACCTATAGGGGCAGTTAA
- the earP gene encoding elongation factor P maturation arginine rhamnosyltransferase EarP codes for MRTRWDIFCRVVDNFGDIGVTWRLARQLVAEQDMAVCLWVDDLNALCPLCPEADANLDQQSLSGVTVKQWPTQWPGAEAADVVIEAFACDLPAAYIAAMAERERPSLWLNLEYLSAEDWVEGCHGLPSLQAKGLHKFFFFPGFSAQTGGLLREADLLDRRRAFQSSPTARVQFLQGLGVEIAPTERLMSLFGYENSALPSWLDCLASDTEATLLLVPAGRLDAELQQWLRIADWPVGARAVRGQLTVQKIPFVSQLDYDRLLWSCDLNLVRGEDSFIRAQWAGRPLLWHIYPQQEQAHLIKLEAFLQHYCAALSPAAQQTVQAQWQAWNCGEPMTQSWLAVQMVWPELTDHAEKWCQRLAKQQNMSQALVQFYLNWL; via the coding sequence ATGCGTACTCGCTGGGACATCTTTTGCCGTGTTGTCGATAACTTTGGCGATATCGGGGTGACTTGGCGCTTGGCGCGCCAATTGGTCGCCGAGCAGGATATGGCCGTCTGCCTTTGGGTCGATGATCTGAATGCCCTCTGCCCGCTCTGCCCGGAGGCCGATGCCAACCTCGATCAACAAAGCCTGAGCGGCGTTACCGTCAAACAGTGGCCAACCCAGTGGCCCGGTGCCGAGGCCGCCGATGTGGTCATCGAGGCCTTCGCGTGCGATTTGCCAGCCGCCTATATAGCCGCCATGGCCGAGCGTGAGCGACCCTCGCTATGGCTCAACCTGGAATATCTCAGCGCCGAAGACTGGGTTGAGGGCTGCCACGGTCTGCCCTCACTGCAAGCCAAGGGCTTACACAAGTTCTTCTTCTTTCCTGGCTTTAGTGCCCAAACCGGCGGTCTATTACGCGAGGCCGATCTGCTCGATCGCCGGCGCGCGTTTCAAAGTTCGCCGACGGCTCGGGTGCAGTTTTTACAGGGTTTGGGCGTGGAGATTGCGCCGACAGAGCGGCTGATGAGTCTCTTTGGCTATGAAAATAGCGCCTTGCCTAGCTGGCTCGACTGTTTGGCCAGCGACACCGAAGCGACCCTGCTGCTGGTGCCGGCTGGGCGTCTCGATGCCGAGCTGCAGCAATGGCTGAGGATTGCCGATTGGCCCGTTGGCGCGCGCGCTGTGCGTGGCCAACTCACGGTGCAAAAGATTCCCTTTGTCAGTCAACTCGATTATGACCGGCTCCTGTGGAGCTGCGACCTCAACCTGGTGCGCGGCGAAGACTCCTTTATCCGCGCCCAGTGGGCCGGCCGGCCGCTGCTCTGGCATATCTATCCGCAACAGGAGCAGGCCCATCTGATCAAGTTAGAGGCCTTTTTACAGCATTACTGTGCCGCTCTGTCTCCCGCTGCCCAACAGACCGTGCAAGCCCAATGGCAGGCCTGGAATTGCGGCGAGCCGATGACCCAAAGTTGGTTGGCGGTGCAGATGGTTTGGCCAGAATTGACCGATCACGCCGAAAAATGGTGCCAAAGGCTGGCAAAACAACAAAATATGTCCCAAGCCCTAGTACAGTTTTACCTAAATTGGTTATGA
- a CDS encoding elongation factor P, whose protein sequence is MKTAQEMKPNSVALIDGQPWLIQKADFTKSGRNSAIVKMKLKNLLTGSSTETVFKVDDKLEPVILDKIEVSYSYNSDSVYVFVDADYNQYELDADDLEAVLPFIVDGMTDLCVAIFFEGKVISVDLQTTIVRQLTYTEGSARGDTSGKVMKPAQLSNGTEIKVPDFCNIGDWIEIDTRTGEYKCRAKAPV, encoded by the coding sequence ATGAAAACCGCACAAGAAATGAAGCCCAATAGTGTGGCACTGATCGACGGCCAGCCGTGGCTGATTCAAAAAGCCGATTTCACCAAATCCGGCCGTAACAGCGCCATTGTTAAGATGAAACTCAAGAATCTGCTGACCGGCTCCTCGACTGAGACCGTGTTCAAGGTGGATGACAAGCTGGAACCGGTCATTCTCGACAAGATCGAAGTTTCCTACTCTTACAACAGTGACTCGGTCTACGTGTTTGTCGATGCTGATTATAACCAGTATGAACTCGATGCCGACGACCTGGAAGCTGTCTTACCCTTTATTGTCGATGGTATGACCGACCTCTGTGTCGCGATCTTTTTCGAAGGCAAGGTCATTTCGGTCGACCTGCAGACCACGATCGTGCGTCAACTGACCTACACCGAAGGATCTGCCCGCGGCGATACTTCCGGCAAGGTGATGAAACCGGCGCAACTGTCCAACGGCACCGAAATCAAGGTACCGGATTTCTGCAATATCGGCGACTGGATCGAAATCGATACCCGTACCGGTGAGTACAAGTGTCGCGCTAAAGCTCCGGTCTAA
- the guaD gene encoding guanine deaminase, whose product MHNRVILCGDLLDFTDDPAVVGEHAVRYQAQGALVIIDGLIVARGPEAEILSQYPSGFTLQRHTGQLIIPGLIDCHVHFAQTEMIAAYGEQLLTWLTEHAFPAEEKFADPAHASAIAKIFTTELLNNGTTTALVFGTVHPQSVEALFEVAEAKNMRLIAGKVMMDRNCPPALQDTAESSYHQSKALIDKWHGRGRLAYALTPRFAPTSTPEQLAACRDLMAEYPDVYMQTHVSENLQECEWVKELFPESADYVGLYEDAGLLRKRSVLAHGIHLNERELTAIHDHDTAIAHCPTSNLFIGSGLFNLKAVREHKITVGMGTDVGGGSSFSLLQTYNEAYKVQQLLGNKLSAFEGLYLSTLGGARALDLEGTIGQLEVGVEADIVVLDWAATPFLEFRLAQSHSLHDKLFALMMLGDDRSIAATYLMGERVSKDPAGTWVPPVTDPIAGPST is encoded by the coding sequence ATGCACAACCGAGTCATACTCTGTGGCGATCTACTCGACTTTACCGATGATCCGGCCGTTGTGGGCGAGCATGCGGTGCGTTATCAGGCCCAGGGCGCGCTGGTTATTATCGATGGCCTGATTGTCGCGCGCGGGCCTGAGGCCGAGATACTCAGCCAGTACCCGAGCGGCTTTACCCTTCAGCGTCACACCGGGCAGCTCATTATCCCCGGTCTGATCGATTGCCATGTCCATTTCGCGCAAACCGAAATGATCGCCGCCTATGGCGAACAGCTGCTGACCTGGCTGACCGAACACGCCTTTCCCGCTGAAGAGAAGTTCGCCGACCCAGCCCATGCCAGCGCAATCGCGAAAATTTTCACCACCGAACTGCTTAACAACGGCACCACCACGGCATTGGTCTTTGGCACCGTGCACCCGCAGTCGGTCGAGGCTCTGTTTGAGGTGGCCGAGGCTAAGAATATGCGCCTGATCGCCGGCAAGGTGATGATGGATCGTAATTGCCCGCCGGCGCTGCAAGACACCGCCGAGTCGAGTTATCACCAATCCAAGGCCCTGATCGACAAGTGGCACGGCCGCGGCCGCCTGGCCTATGCGCTGACACCGCGCTTTGCACCGACCTCGACACCGGAACAATTGGCCGCCTGTCGCGACCTGATGGCCGAGTATCCCGATGTCTATATGCAGACCCATGTGTCGGAAAATTTGCAGGAATGTGAGTGGGTGAAAGAGTTGTTTCCGGAGTCGGCCGACTACGTCGGCTTGTATGAAGATGCTGGCCTGCTGCGCAAACGCAGTGTGCTGGCGCACGGTATTCATCTCAATGAACGCGAGCTCACGGCGATTCACGACCATGATACGGCCATCGCCCACTGCCCAACCTCGAACCTCTTTATTGGCTCCGGGCTGTTTAACCTGAAGGCGGTGCGCGAGCACAAGATCACCGTCGGCATGGGCACCGATGTCGGCGGCGGCAGCAGCTTCTCATTGCTGCAGACCTACAACGAAGCTTATAAGGTGCAGCAGCTCCTGGGCAATAAGCTGTCGGCCTTCGAAGGCCTGTATCTGAGCACGCTCGGGGGCGCCCGAGCGCTCGATCTGGAAGGCACCATCGGCCAACTCGAGGTTGGTGTTGAAGCCGACATAGTGGTGCTCGATTGGGCCGCCACGCCGTTTCTAGAATTTCGCCTCGCACAGAGCCACAGCCTGCACGATAAGCTGTTCGCCCTGATGATGCTCGGCGATGACCGTTCCATTGCCGCAACCTACCTCATGGGTGAGCGGGTCAGCAAAGACCCGGCCGGCACTTGGGTGCCGCCAGTCACTGACCCGATAGCCGGGCCCTCAACCTAA
- the allB gene encoding allantoinase AllB, giving the protein MSHQLFSSQRVMMPEGERPACVVVRAGRIVDILPYDGPRPPADQQHDFGDRVLMPGLVDSHVHINEPGRTDWEGFDTATHAAAAGGITSLVDMPLNCIPVTISAAAFAAKQAVLAGKLWVDAGFWGGATADNLTELPALLAAGVLGVKSFTIDSGIDEFQSVNEAQLTLAMRQLARRDLPHLIHAELDHSPAEPMSIPTSYQGFLSSRPARWENDAVALVIRVMRQLVSEGLTPRAHIVHLSSAQALPMIRAARAEGLLLSCETCPHYLVLAAETIPDGQASYKCCPPIREQSNQESLWQGLLDGSIDCIVSDHSPCTPNLKNLDSGDIENAWGGISGLQFGLSLIWTAARQRGMPLTDLVRLMAQRPAELCGLTDKGAIAIGQQADFCVFAPEQRFTVSAEIIQHRHKVSPYLGHQLTGVVRSTWLAGELIYSNEDRPHFPGPARGRALLAEQESN; this is encoded by the coding sequence ATGAGCCATCAACTGTTTTCCAGCCAACGGGTGATGATGCCCGAGGGCGAACGGCCGGCCTGTGTCGTGGTGCGCGCGGGCCGGATCGTCGATATCTTGCCCTATGATGGGCCGCGGCCGCCGGCCGACCAGCAGCACGACTTCGGCGATCGGGTGCTGATGCCCGGCCTGGTCGACAGCCACGTGCACATCAATGAACCGGGCCGCACCGACTGGGAGGGCTTCGATACCGCCACCCATGCCGCCGCGGCCGGTGGCATTACCAGCCTGGTCGATATGCCACTGAATTGTATACCGGTGACCATCAGCGCCGCGGCCTTTGCGGCCAAACAGGCGGTGTTGGCCGGTAAACTGTGGGTCGACGCCGGCTTCTGGGGCGGGGCCACGGCCGACAATCTGACTGAGTTGCCCGCCTTGCTCGCGGCCGGAGTGCTCGGGGTGAAATCCTTTACCATCGACTCGGGCATCGACGAGTTTCAGTCGGTCAATGAGGCGCAGTTGACCCTGGCCATGCGCCAACTGGCGCGGCGCGACTTGCCGCATCTGATCCATGCCGAGCTGGATCACAGTCCGGCCGAGCCGATGTCGATACCGACCAGCTATCAAGGCTTTCTGTCCAGTCGCCCGGCGCGCTGGGAGAACGACGCCGTCGCGCTGGTGATCCGCGTGATGCGTCAACTGGTCAGCGAGGGCCTGACCCCACGTGCTCATATAGTGCACCTGAGTTCGGCCCAAGCCTTGCCGATGATTCGCGCCGCGCGCGCCGAAGGTCTATTGCTCAGCTGCGAAACCTGCCCCCATTATCTGGTCTTGGCAGCCGAAACCATTCCCGATGGCCAGGCCTCGTACAAGTGTTGTCCGCCGATCCGCGAACAGTCGAATCAGGAAAGCCTGTGGCAGGGCCTGCTCGATGGCAGCATCGACTGCATCGTCTCCGATCACAGCCCCTGTACCCCAAACCTTAAGAATCTCGACAGCGGCGATATCGAAAACGCCTGGGGCGGCATTTCCGGTCTGCAATTTGGCCTGTCGCTGATCTGGACCGCGGCACGTCAGCGCGGTATGCCGCTCACCGACCTAGTCAGGTTGATGGCGCAGCGTCCGGCCGAGCTCTGTGGCCTAACCGACAAGGGCGCGATTGCGATTGGCCAACAGGCTGACTTCTGTGTCTTTGCGCCCGAGCAGCGCTTCACCGTGAGCGCCGAGATTATTCAGCATCGCCATAAGGTGTCGCCCTATCTGGGCCATCAGTTGACCGGCGTGGTGCGCAGTACCTGGCTGGCTGGCGAGCTGATTTATAGCAATGAAGACCGGCCCCACTTTCCCGGTCCCGCGCGCGGCCGTGCGCTGCTGGCCGAGCAGGAGTCGAACTAG
- a CDS encoding urate hydroxylase PuuD, whose protein sequence is MASYFLEVLHLILRYFHVVAGIAWIGASFYFIWLDNNLQEPPQWKKQKGIKGDLWAVHGGGFYEVAKYQHGPEQMPSRLHWFKWEAYTTWISGALLLTLLYYVSADAYLLDASKSAIGAASAIGLSIGSILVGFIVYEGLCRTRLVEQGLWFTVTVTLLLTAWTWALDQFLSDRATYIHIGALIGTCMAANVFTTIIPGQRFMVSEIAAGRVPGPGPGIRGKQRSIHNNYATLPVIFIMLSNHFAFTYSHPFGWLVLMALFVDGMWIRHFFNLRHRGEVKPLVLIGGLVAFLAIMVAIAPWSELNRSASSTSSTSSTSLMSDEQAMKLIDLRCTECHSSNPRSNMFSTAPAGYLLDTLAQVQLSADKIRTRAVVNKDMPLGNLTQMTQAERDQLGQWLVALAR, encoded by the coding sequence ATGGCGAGTTATTTTCTCGAAGTGCTGCACCTGATTTTGCGTTACTTTCACGTTGTCGCCGGCATCGCCTGGATCGGTGCCTCGTTCTATTTTATTTGGCTCGACAATAATTTGCAGGAGCCGCCGCAGTGGAAGAAGCAGAAGGGTATTAAGGGGGATCTATGGGCCGTGCACGGCGGCGGTTTCTATGAGGTGGCCAAATATCAGCACGGGCCGGAACAGATGCCGAGCCGCCTGCACTGGTTTAAATGGGAAGCCTACACCACCTGGATCAGTGGCGCGTTGCTATTGACCTTGCTCTACTACGTCAGTGCCGACGCCTATCTGCTCGATGCCTCGAAATCCGCCATCGGTGCGGCCAGTGCCATCGGTCTGTCGATCGGCAGTATTCTAGTCGGATTCATCGTTTACGAAGGCCTGTGCCGCACCCGGCTGGTGGAGCAGGGCCTGTGGTTTACCGTCACGGTGACCCTGCTGTTGACGGCCTGGACCTGGGCACTGGACCAGTTTCTATCGGATCGGGCGACCTATATTCACATCGGCGCGCTGATCGGTACCTGCATGGCGGCCAATGTCTTCACCACCATTATTCCCGGCCAGCGTTTTATGGTCAGCGAAATTGCCGCCGGACGGGTGCCCGGCCCCGGTCCTGGGATTCGTGGCAAGCAACGCTCGATCCACAACAATTACGCGACCCTACCGGTGATCTTTATTATGCTCAGCAATCACTTTGCCTTCACCTACAGCCATCCCTTCGGCTGGCTGGTGCTGATGGCGCTGTTTGTCGATGGTATGTGGATTCGCCACTTTTTCAATTTACGGCATCGCGGTGAGGTCAAACCGCTGGTTTTGATCGGCGGCTTGGTGGCCTTCTTAGCGATCATGGTGGCCATTGCGCCCTGGTCGGAACTGAATCGGAGCGCCAGTTCGACCAGTTCGACCAGTTCGACCAGTCTGATGAGCGATGAGCAGGCGATGAAGCTAATCGACTTGCGGTGCACCGAATGCCACAGCAGTAATCCGCGGTCGAACATGTTTAGTACGGCGCCGGCCGGTTACCTGTTGGACACCTTGGCCCAGGTTCAGCTCAGTGCCGATAAGATCCGCACTCGGGCGGTGGTGAACAAGGATATGCCGCTCGGCAATCTGACCCAGATGACCCAGGCCGAGCGCGACCAATTGGGCCAATGGTTAGTGGCTCTAGCGCGCTAA
- the xdhC gene encoding xanthine dehydrogenase accessory protein XdhC, producing the protein MINSSTAGFHAASWSDAVADLTRRGEAFVLATLLGSAGSTPRAAGTKMVVSATDIYATVGGGHLELKIIEAARAALLTGQSEQALVHFPLGASLGQCCGGSVSVLLETLVPDGIMVDLYGAGHVAQALVPLLAQLPVRVRWIDSRAALFPAPMPANVQVLVDEDPVEQVRHAPANSVSLVMTHNHALDYRLCSAILKQGTGLMLGVIGSATKAERFRLRLAHQGFSAEQMARLQCPIGLAQVSGKLPMEVAVSVAGQLIELYQSRHSPSPMRQGVQWRQLKDTLIQSPVIVSADAEETSPR; encoded by the coding sequence ATGATTAATAGCTCAACAGCCGGTTTTCACGCCGCCTCATGGAGTGATGCGGTGGCCGACTTGACCCGGCGCGGCGAGGCCTTTGTGCTCGCCACCCTACTGGGGTCGGCCGGATCCACGCCGCGCGCCGCCGGCACTAAGATGGTGGTCAGTGCAACCGATATCTATGCCACGGTTGGTGGCGGCCATCTGGAACTGAAAATCATCGAGGCCGCCCGTGCGGCCCTGTTGACCGGGCAAAGCGAGCAGGCTTTGGTGCACTTCCCGCTCGGTGCCAGCCTGGGCCAATGTTGTGGCGGCTCGGTCAGTGTCTTACTGGAAACCCTGGTACCGGACGGGATTATGGTCGATCTATACGGTGCCGGTCATGTTGCCCAAGCCTTGGTGCCGCTCTTGGCGCAGTTGCCCGTGCGCGTGCGCTGGATCGACAGCCGCGCCGCGCTGTTTCCCGCGCCGATGCCGGCTAATGTCCAGGTCCTGGTCGATGAAGATCCGGTCGAGCAGGTGCGTCATGCGCCAGCCAACAGCGTGTCGCTGGTAATGACCCACAACCACGCCCTCGATTACCGTCTGTGCAGCGCCATACTCAAGCAGGGCACTGGCCTGATGCTCGGCGTGATCGGTTCCGCAACCAAGGCCGAACGCTTTAGATTGCGCTTGGCGCATCAGGGTTTTAGTGCCGAACAGATGGCCCGCTTACAGTGCCCGATCGGTCTGGCCCAGGTCAGTGGTAAGCTGCCGATGGAGGTCGCGGTGTCGGTTGCCGGGCAACTGATCGAACTCTATCAGAGCCGCCACAGCCCGTCGCCGATGCGCCAGGGAGTGCAGTGGCGCCAATTGAAAGATACCCTGATCCAATCGCCGGTCATCGTGTCCGCCGATGCAGAGGAGACAAGCCCGAGATGA
- a CDS encoding NAD(P)-dependent alcohol dehydrogenase, whose product MKAIIYRQYGAAEVLQLADRPTPSPLANEVLIRVHAAEATKSDCELRSFHFPVQWFWLPLRLALGIRKPKRQILGGYFAGQITQVGAAVQNFAPGERVFGSSQLRFGAYGEYLCLPSDYTLATIPDGLSYAEAAAVPLGGLNALHFMDRAGIQAGEHVLINGAGGSIGTYAVQIAKQRGAQVTAVDSGTKAALLRGLGADRVIDYRQTDFRQSPASYDVILDMVASSPYGRTMRALRPKGRYLMANPTLLKMLQSVVTSIFSSQRALFAFAGETRAELHCLQQMLSTGELKAVVDRVYPMSEAVDAHRRVESEQRLGSVVIQIGTAES is encoded by the coding sequence ATGAAAGCAATTATCTACCGTCAATACGGCGCTGCCGAGGTACTGCAGTTGGCCGACCGACCGACCCCGAGTCCGTTGGCGAATGAAGTGTTGATCCGAGTGCATGCCGCAGAGGCGACCAAATCCGACTGTGAGTTGCGCAGCTTCCACTTTCCGGTGCAATGGTTCTGGCTGCCATTGCGGCTTGCCCTGGGCATCCGCAAACCCAAGCGGCAGATCTTGGGCGGTTATTTTGCCGGGCAAATTACTCAGGTGGGTGCGGCGGTGCAAAATTTCGCACCCGGGGAGCGGGTGTTTGGCTCCAGCCAGCTGCGCTTTGGCGCCTATGGCGAATACCTGTGTCTGCCGAGTGATTACACCCTGGCCACCATTCCCGATGGCCTGTCCTATGCCGAGGCGGCCGCGGTGCCACTCGGTGGCTTGAATGCGCTGCATTTTATGGATCGGGCGGGCATTCAAGCGGGCGAGCATGTATTGATCAATGGTGCCGGTGGCAGCATCGGAACCTATGCCGTGCAAATCGCCAAACAACGGGGTGCGCAGGTCACCGCCGTCGACAGCGGCACCAAGGCCGCGCTACTGCGCGGGCTTGGCGCCGATCGGGTGATCGATTATCGTCAGACCGACTTTCGCCAGAGTCCGGCCAGCTATGACGTTATCTTGGATATGGTGGCGTCCAGTCCCTATGGCCGCACGATGCGCGCGCTGCGTCCGAAGGGCCGATATCTGATGGCTAACCCGACCCTATTGAAAATGCTGCAGTCCGTTGTGACCTCAATATTTTCAAGCCAGCGAGCCCTGTTCGCCTTTGCCGGTGAAACTCGCGCAGAATTACACTGCTTGCAGCAGATGCTCAGCACCGGCGAATTAAAGGCTGTGGTGGACCGAGTGTATCCGATGAGTGAGGCGGTCGATGCGCATCGGCGAGTGGAGTCCGAACAACGCCTAGGCAGTGTGGTGATACAGATCGGCACAGCCGAATCGTGA
- a CDS encoding NAD-dependent epimerase/dehydratase family protein: protein MRILFTGGSGKAGKHAIAHLLEQGHRVTNADLMPLDLPGVDSLRVDLTDAGQVFNALHAYAGFDELESGTGVPSYDAVVHFAAIPCILIRPDNETYRINTLSTYNVLDAAVKLGIRKVIFASSETTYGICFADGDKKPDYIPIDEDHPTIPQDSYAMSKVVNEITARSFQARSGFDIYGLRINNVIEPHEYATNFPAFLDQPELRRRNIFAYIDARDLGHMVDCCLKTDGLGYEVFNVSNDDLSVGISNQAVIERFYRGVPQKRDMGPNETFYANNKAKRLVGFAPQHSWRDVL, encoded by the coding sequence ATGCGAATCTTATTCACCGGCGGCAGTGGCAAGGCCGGCAAACATGCGATCGCGCATTTACTCGAGCAGGGCCACCGTGTCACCAATGCGGACCTAATGCCGCTTGATCTGCCTGGCGTTGATTCGCTACGAGTTGATCTCACCGATGCGGGCCAAGTCTTCAACGCCCTGCACGCCTATGCCGGTTTTGATGAGCTTGAATCCGGCACCGGCGTGCCGAGCTATGATGCGGTCGTGCACTTTGCCGCGATCCCATGCATTCTGATTCGGCCCGACAACGAAACCTATCGCATCAATACGCTAAGCACCTATAACGTGCTCGACGCGGCCGTTAAGTTGGGCATTCGCAAAGTCATCTTTGCCTCCTCGGAAACGACCTACGGCATCTGCTTTGCCGATGGTGATAAAAAACCCGACTACATTCCCATCGATGAAGATCACCCGACGATTCCGCAAGACAGCTATGCCATGTCGAAGGTGGTTAACGAGATCACCGCCCGCTCGTTTCAAGCCCGGAGCGGTTTTGATATTTACGGCTTGCGCATTAACAATGTGATTGAGCCGCACGAATACGCGACCAATTTCCCCGCCTTCTTAGACCAGCCTGAGCTGCGCCGGCGCAATATCTTTGCCTACATCGACGCCCGTGACCTCGGTCATATGGTCGACTGTTGTCTTAAAACCGATGGCCTAGGCTATGAAGTTTTTAATGTCTCAAACGACGATCTGTCGGTCGGCATTAGCAATCAGGCTGTTATCGAACGTTTCTATCGGGGCGTGCCGCAAAAGCGCGACATGGGTCCCAATGAGACGTTCTATGCCAATAACAAGGCCAAACGACTGGTCGGCTTTGCACCGCAACACTCCTGGCGCGACGTGCTCTAG
- the uraD gene encoding 2-oxo-4-hydroxy-4-carboxy-5-ureidoimidazoline decarboxylase, which yields MSLAELNKLSPAAAQRQFESCCAAEAWATAMVQGRPYSSAEQLLTRADQRWQGVNRVDILQAFSGHPRIGDIHTLHEKYAHTADQAAGEQAGMDSAEADLLQALVDLNDAYVAKFGYIFIVCASGKSAAQMLALLEQRLVNDEASEWPLAAAEQHKITTLRLHKLLA from the coding sequence ATGAGCCTGGCTGAACTGAACAAACTGAGCCCAGCGGCGGCGCAACGCCAATTCGAAAGCTGCTGCGCGGCCGAGGCTTGGGCCACCGCTATGGTGCAGGGCCGTCCCTATAGCAGCGCAGAGCAACTGCTGACGCGGGCCGACCAACGCTGGCAAGGGGTTAACCGGGTCGATATTTTGCAGGCCTTTTCCGGCCACCCGCGCATCGGTGATATTCACACCCTGCACGAGAAATATGCCCATACCGCCGATCAGGCGGCCGGCGAACAGGCCGGCATGGACTCGGCCGAGGCGGATCTGCTGCAAGCTCTAGTTGATCTGAACGATGCCTACGTCGCCAAGTTTGGCTATATCTTCATTGTCTGTGCCAGCGGCAAGAGTGCGGCCCAGATGTTGGCCTTGCTGGAGCAGCGCTTGGTCAATGATGAGGCGTCGGAATGGCCCCTGGCGGCGGCCGAACAGCACAAGATTACCACCCTGCGCCTGCATAAGTTGCTGGCATGA